One Nitrospina watsonii DNA segment encodes these proteins:
- the acpS gene encoding holo-ACP synthase yields MIHGTGVDIIQISRIQNSLEKYAERFENRVFTRREIEYCRSRPEPFKHFAARFAAKEAVLKSLGTGMAAGITWQDLEILNLESGQPALNITGKCREICESLNLKDIHISMSHDDVYAIAQAVAETG; encoded by the coding sequence ATGATTCATGGCACAGGTGTGGACATCATCCAGATTTCCCGAATTCAAAATTCTCTGGAAAAGTATGCGGAACGTTTCGAGAACCGCGTGTTCACACGGCGGGAGATCGAGTATTGCCGGTCGCGTCCGGAGCCGTTCAAGCATTTTGCCGCACGCTTTGCGGCCAAGGAAGCCGTTTTAAAATCACTGGGCACCGGCATGGCGGCAGGCATCACCTGGCAGGACCTCGAAATTCTGAACCTGGAGTCGGGACAACCGGCCTTGAACATCACCGGCAAATGCCGGGAAATCTGTGAATCCCTCAACCTGAAGGACATTCACATATCGATGTCGCACGACGATGTGTACGCCATTGCGCAGGCCGTCGCGGAAACCGGTTGA
- a CDS encoding L-threonylcarbamoyladenylate synthase has protein sequence MANRLQVDADHPQTLQAVITPIKRCIGEGGVIAFPTDTFYGLGVDPSNAGAVQKIFDIKERPADKPILILIDTRERLNDWAADISPLAQKAMDAFWPGPLTLLFPARDTVSELLTAGSGKIGIRLPDSKWTRQLIEDLGHALTAPSANKSEGGNPVTADDVNQSIGNVIDWIIDTGAAPGGQPSTVLDTTAAAPVLVREGAVSRQQLESALGIALG, from the coding sequence ATGGCGAATCGTCTTCAAGTTGACGCGGACCATCCGCAAACACTGCAAGCCGTCATCACTCCCATCAAACGATGCATCGGCGAGGGCGGCGTGATCGCGTTCCCGACCGATACGTTTTACGGACTGGGGGTCGATCCTTCCAATGCCGGAGCCGTTCAGAAAATTTTCGACATCAAGGAACGTCCGGCGGACAAACCCATCCTGATCCTCATCGACACCCGGGAACGGCTGAATGACTGGGCGGCGGACATTTCTCCGCTTGCTCAAAAGGCAATGGATGCGTTCTGGCCGGGGCCGTTGACGCTGCTGTTTCCGGCACGTGACACGGTTTCTGAACTTCTGACGGCAGGCAGCGGCAAGATCGGCATCCGCCTGCCCGACTCGAAGTGGACGCGGCAATTGATCGAAGACCTCGGTCACGCACTCACCGCACCCAGCGCCAACAAAAGTGAAGGCGGCAATCCCGTCACCGCCGACGACGTCAACCAATCGATCGGCAACGTCATCGACTGGATCATCGACACCGGAGCCGCACCGGGAGGGCAACCGTCCACCGTGCTCGACACCACGGCCGCAGCGCCGGTGCTGGTGCGCGAAGGCGCAGTCTCGCGGCAGCAATTGGAATCGGCGCTGGGCATCGCGCTCGGCTGA
- the purE gene encoding 5-(carboxyamino)imidazole ribonucleotide mutase: MANSKKKKLIPRVGILMGSDSDFSTMEEASKVLGQFDVHHEILVSSAHRSPERTRNYVNNAKKRGTRVFIAGAGGAAHLAGVIAAESTLPVIGVPITSTLQGLDSLLSTAQMPGGIPVATMAIGKAGAKNAGLLAVQILALDDAGLAKQLLKYKKDQAKEVERKSKNLKTPYGESSSS, translated from the coding sequence GTGGCGAATTCAAAAAAGAAAAAACTCATTCCGCGGGTCGGTATCCTGATGGGCAGCGACTCCGATTTTTCGACGATGGAAGAGGCCAGCAAGGTTCTCGGGCAGTTCGACGTGCATCATGAAATTCTGGTTTCCTCCGCGCACCGGTCTCCCGAGCGCACACGCAACTACGTCAACAATGCGAAGAAGCGCGGTACCCGCGTGTTCATCGCCGGTGCGGGCGGTGCGGCGCATCTGGCGGGAGTCATCGCCGCCGAAAGCACGCTGCCGGTGATCGGCGTGCCCATCACCTCCACCCTGCAGGGCCTCGACTCGTTGTTGTCCACGGCGCAGATGCCGGGTGGCATTCCCGTCGCCACCATGGCGATCGGCAAAGCGGGCGCCAAAAATGCAGGGCTGCTGGCGGTACAGATTCTGGCTCTGGACGATGCGGGCCTCGCCAAACAATTGCTGAAATACAAAAAGGATCAGGCCAAGGAAGTCGAACGCAAAAGCAAAAACCTGAAGACACCTTATGGCGAATCGTCTTCAAGTTGA
- a CDS encoding MFS transporter, whose amino-acid sequence MFGFRTLWSEDTSTRLDAETRTRKTFRLDLMRGVFRGILTAGTQTFGLFIAIRVFQAGDMSKALIGSAPFMGMLVSLLLVHYASQTGFRKSVWGALPAAVCGVLLLAAAFANSLATYTVCLVLAFMALTSLVPFLTSIYNDNYPEDRRGLFFSRSVMALVLVSVVTGFAGSALMDVDLDNYRWILVTLGLAALGKACVVYAMPSNILENGEHKNPLGNLRLVFQDRNFGYVLLTWFIMGFANLWTLPLRVDYITSSKYGIEGSALFVALIITVIPDLMRALSTPFLARLFDKMNFIVLRMILNLLFAIGVGLFFLTKDPYLIATASAFIGMAFGGGAIAWSLWVTKYAPPGKVAAYMSVHVGLTGVRGTIGPMLGFWMVNQVGPVNIGLISFAMMILATVMLIPEIKHGKRKRGPIPAEDFEPIEPK is encoded by the coding sequence TTGTTCGGATTTCGTACTCTCTGGTCTGAAGACACCAGCACCCGGCTCGATGCGGAAACCCGCACCCGCAAGACCTTCCGTCTGGATCTCATGCGCGGCGTGTTCCGGGGCATCCTCACCGCGGGCACGCAAACCTTCGGCCTGTTCATCGCCATCCGCGTGTTTCAGGCGGGCGACATGTCGAAGGCGCTCATCGGTTCGGCCCCGTTCATGGGCATGCTGGTGTCGCTGCTGTTGGTGCATTACGCCTCCCAGACCGGGTTCCGCAAATCGGTGTGGGGCGCCCTGCCCGCCGCCGTGTGCGGCGTGTTGCTGTTGGCGGCCGCGTTTGCCAATTCGCTGGCGACCTACACCGTGTGCCTGGTGCTGGCCTTCATGGCGTTGACCAGCCTGGTGCCGTTTTTGACTTCCATTTACAACGACAATTACCCTGAAGACCGGCGCGGCCTGTTCTTTTCCCGCTCGGTGATGGCGCTGGTCCTCGTTTCCGTCGTCACCGGGTTTGCCGGATCGGCGTTGATGGACGTCGATCTCGACAACTACCGCTGGATTCTGGTGACGCTGGGACTGGCGGCGCTGGGTAAAGCCTGCGTCGTGTACGCCATGCCCTCCAACATTCTGGAAAACGGCGAGCACAAAAACCCCCTCGGCAACCTGAGGCTGGTATTTCAGGACCGCAACTTCGGTTACGTTCTGCTGACGTGGTTCATCATGGGGTTCGCCAACCTGTGGACCTTGCCGCTGCGCGTGGATTACATCACTTCCAGCAAATACGGCATCGAGGGGTCGGCCCTGTTCGTGGCGCTCATCATCACCGTCATTCCAGATCTCATGCGCGCCCTATCCACGCCGTTTCTGGCGCGGCTGTTCGACAAGATGAACTTCATCGTGCTGCGCATGATTCTGAACCTGCTGTTCGCCATTGGAGTTGGCCTGTTTTTCCTGACGAAGGACCCGTACCTCATCGCCACCGCCTCCGCGTTCATCGGCATGGCGTTCGGCGGCGGCGCCATCGCGTGGAGCCTGTGGGTCACCAAGTACGCGCCGCCAGGAAAAGTGGCGGCGTACATGTCCGTCCACGTCGGCCTCACCGGGGTGCGCGGCACCATCGGCCCCATGCTGGGGTTCTGGATGGTCAACCAGGTCGGCCCGGTGAACATCGGCCTCATCTCGTTTGCCATGATGATTCTCGCCACGGTGATGCTGATTCCCGAAATCAAACACGGCAAGCGCAAGCGCGGACCCATTCCCGCCGAAGACTTTGAACCTATTGAGCCAAAATGA
- a CDS encoding tetratricopeptide repeat protein, with the protein MNDLERLLSDLKKIDPKVRKQATQALWVRWYQECGEAAERKLYEGIRFMDANDLKRAGNVFLNLTDEYPEFTEAHNKLATVLYLDGHYEEAIGECMIVLEKAPHHFGAWNGMGMCLFHLRRLNEAIFSFEKALEIQPYAQDNRHYIGLCRGKLN; encoded by the coding sequence ATGAACGACCTCGAACGATTATTGAGCGACTTGAAAAAAATCGATCCCAAGGTGCGCAAACAGGCGACGCAGGCCTTATGGGTTCGATGGTACCAGGAGTGTGGCGAAGCGGCGGAACGCAAGCTGTACGAGGGCATCCGCTTCATGGATGCCAACGACCTGAAGCGGGCCGGCAATGTTTTTCTAAACCTGACTGACGAGTATCCGGAATTCACCGAAGCCCACAACAAGCTCGCCACCGTGCTGTACCTGGACGGTCATTATGAAGAAGCGATCGGCGAATGCATGATCGTTCTGGAAAAAGCTCCACACCACTTTGGCGCCTGGAACGGCATGGGCATGTGCCTGTTTCACCTGAGGCGCCTCAACGAAGCCATCTTCAGCTTCGAAAAAGCGTTGGAGATCCAACCCTACGCCCAGGACAACCGCCACTACATCGGTCTCTGCCGCGGCAAGTTGAATTGA